In Odontesthes bonariensis isolate fOdoBon6 chromosome 20, fOdoBon6.hap1, whole genome shotgun sequence, a genomic segment contains:
- the ppp1r42 gene encoding protein phosphatase 1 regulatory subunit 42, which yields MVRLTVELIAKFRKHFKKKRGLSLPEYLKTLTHLHLSSKNIEDIGDISICGNLSVLYLYDNQIPYICNLGFASNLTHLYMQKNNITHIDNLYNLPKLSKLYLGGNKIAVVEGLEQLRELKELHLENQRLAPGEKLLFDSRTLLSLAESLCVLNVNSNNIDDIRDLSVLKELRHLSAADNKLHRIEELEDVLGLWPRLIRVDLSGNPVCKRPKYRDHLITVCKSIETLDGREINELTRQFLINWKASKEANKKRHNRRVLLEPLITVPLSNDFNTGQGPHPGPIYSRGDMQRWKPRPSLRTQKWRIPMSVLGHSAVSSLICSHINA from the exons ATGGTCCGTCTGACCGTGGAACTGATAGCTAAATTCAGAAAGCACTTCAAGAAGAAAAGGGGCCTCTCGTTACCAGAGTATCTCAAGACCCTCACCCACCTGCACCTTTCCAGCAAGAATATTGAAGACATT GGAGATATTTCCATCTGCGGAAACCTCTCGGTTCTTTACCTGTATGATAATCAAATCCCATACATTTGCAACCTTGGCTTTGCCTCCAACCTCACCCATCTGTACATGCAGAAGAACAACATCACGCACATAGATAATCTCTACAATCTGCCCAAACTCTCCAAACT GTATCTGGGTGGAAACAAAATCGCAGTGGTAGAGGGTTTGGAGCAGCTTCGTGAGCTCAAGGAGCTTCATTTGGAGAATCAAAGGCTGGCGCCGGGGGAGAAGTTGCTCTTTGACTCCAGGACGCTCCTCTCACTCGCT GAATCTCTTTGTGTCCTGAATGttaacagcaacaacattgatgaTATCAGGGACCTGTCGGTGCTGAAGGAGCTCCGACATCTTTCTGCTGCCGATAATAAATTGCACCGCATTGAG GAGTTGGAGGATGTGCTCGGCCTCTGGCCGCGGCTGATCCGCGTGGATTTGAGTGGGAATCCTGTGTGTAAAAGACCAAAGTACAGAGACCACCTGATCACCGTGTGCAAAAGCATTG AGACCCTCGATGGAAGGGAAATTAACGAGTTAACCAGACAGTTCCTTATTAACTGGAAAGCATCTAAAGAGGCCAATAAGAAAAGGCACAACAGACGCGTGCTGCTTGAACCACTGATCACCGTCCCTTTAAGCA ATGACTTTAACACGGGTCAGGGTCCACATCCTGGTCCCATCTACAGCCGAGGTGACATGCAGAGGTGGAAGCCGCGGCCGTCTCTCAG GACACAAAAATGGAGGATTCCTATGAGTGTACTCGGTCATTCGGCGGTGTCATCGCTCATCTGCAGTCACATAAATGCATAA
- the tcf24 gene encoding transcription factor 24 translates to MVGGQSLRMDSGNCSGALMDDSPSSSPSSSPSPDGRRHELHRAKVLQTGGLGGRGRPAAANAARERSRVQTLRNAFLELQRTLPSVPPDTKLSKLDVLILATTYIAHLTRTLQEEGTEEGESTKQTEALNSLKGEGYLHPVKKWPMRSRLYVGASGQFLNNPSESENQGPSSSTSK, encoded by the exons ATGGTTGGAGGTCAGTCGCTCCGAATGGACAGCGGTAATTGCTCCGGGGCGCTGATGGATGACAGCCCGTCTTCCAGTCCAAGCTCCAGCCCCAGTCCGGACGGCCGCCGCCACGAGCTCCATCGAGCCAAGGTGCTCCAAACCGGCGGGCTCGGCGGGAGAGGACGCCCGGCAGCGGCTAATGCAGCCCGGGAGAGGAGCCGGGTGCAAACCCTGAGAAATGCGTTCCTGGAACTCCAAAGGACTTTGCCGTCAGTGCCGCCGGATACCAAGCTGTCCAAACTCGACGTGTTGATACTGGCCACCACCTATATTGCCCATTTGACTCGAACACTACAAGAAGAAGGCACCGAGGAGGGAGAGAGCACAAAACAAACAGAGGCGTTAAACTCCCTGAAAGGTGAAGGCTACCTGCACCCAGTAAAG aaatGGCCAATGCGATCCAGATTGTACGTCGGAGCAAGCGGACAGTTCCTGAACaatccttcagagtcagagaacCAAGGCCCATCATCCTCCACCTCCAAGTAA